In the Arthrobacter sp. 31Y genome, one interval contains:
- a CDS encoding SDR family oxidoreductase translates to MSFSDYTTALVTGASTGMGAAIAERLAKRGLTVHAVARNEERLAELADRTGAIPHVVDLTDTAALAAVVNDLKVDVLVNCAGVSRPGNILDSSEEDIDELVDVNLRGLLQLTRLVLPGMVERDLGHVINISSIAGVYNFYGHTVYHATKAAVHQISRQLRNDTVGKRIRVTEICPGRVETEIFGRNMGGTPEAMEEAWQTYYEGYESLTTDDIVNALDYAIETPRHVNVGMLELMPTFQVPGGLTFDRR, encoded by the coding sequence ATGTCTTTTTCTGACTACACCACCGCCCTCGTCACCGGAGCATCAACCGGTATGGGTGCAGCCATTGCCGAGCGGCTTGCCAAGCGCGGACTGACCGTTCACGCCGTGGCCCGCAACGAGGAACGCCTTGCCGAGTTGGCCGACCGCACCGGAGCCATCCCGCACGTAGTGGACCTGACCGACACTGCCGCGCTGGCCGCCGTCGTGAATGACCTCAAGGTGGACGTCCTGGTCAACTGCGCCGGGGTTTCCCGGCCGGGCAACATCCTGGACTCGTCCGAAGAAGACATTGACGAGCTGGTGGACGTGAACCTCCGCGGCCTGCTGCAGCTCACCCGCCTGGTCCTGCCGGGCATGGTGGAGCGCGATCTCGGCCATGTCATCAACATCAGCTCGATCGCCGGTGTCTACAACTTCTACGGTCACACGGTTTACCACGCCACCAAGGCCGCCGTGCACCAGATCTCCCGCCAGCTCCGGAACGACACCGTTGGAAAGCGCATCCGCGTCACCGAAATCTGCCCGGGCCGTGTGGAGACCGAGATCTTCGGACGTAACATGGGCGGCACACCTGAGGCCATGGAAGAGGCCTGGCAGACCTACTACGAGGGCTACGAATCGCTGACCACGGACGACATCGTCAATGCCCTGGACTACGCCATCGAAACGCCGCGTCACGTGAATGTGGGCATGCTCGAACTCATGCCGACGTTCCAGGTCCCCGGCGGGCTGACGTTCGACAGGCGCTGA
- a CDS encoding acyl-CoA thioesterase: protein MEKADITFRTRKWVRPEDLNANGTLFGGSLLKWIDEEAAIYAILQLGNGRAVTKYISEINFVSSAVQGDLVEMGLTAKRFGRTSLTMRAEVRNMITREAILTIEEIVFVNLGPDGRPQPHGYTEITYDRDRIPTHHLTETLDED, encoded by the coding sequence ATGGAAAAAGCAGACATCACCTTCCGCACCCGCAAATGGGTGCGGCCCGAGGACCTCAATGCCAACGGCACACTCTTTGGTGGCAGCCTGCTGAAGTGGATCGATGAAGAGGCAGCGATCTACGCCATCCTCCAATTGGGCAATGGCCGTGCCGTCACCAAGTACATATCCGAGATCAACTTCGTCAGTTCTGCGGTCCAGGGTGACCTGGTGGAGATGGGCTTGACCGCGAAGCGCTTCGGCCGCACGTCCTTGACCATGCGCGCCGAGGTCCGCAATATGATCACCCGCGAAGCAATCCTGACCATCGAGGAAATCGTCTTCGTGAATCTCGGGCCCGACGGCCGCCCGCAACCGCACGGCTACACGGAGATTACGTACGACCGCGACCGCATCCCCACGCACCACCTGACTGAAACGCTCGACGAAGACTGA
- a CDS encoding MFS transporter yields MTASTNAAPVQHERLTSRQTRKVVTAGCVGIFVELYDNGIFAFMAGTLALVFLAPGNPDNALLFVFAGYAVSFFVRPLGAVVCGYLGDRIGRQKLLVFVILLISVATAGIGLLPPYAAIGVAAPILLVLLRLLQGFSVGGEAAGAMTFLAEHAPEGKRGIITSYAQIASFAALLTGTLVAYSMSPWLTQAAIDGGGFGSFAWRIPFLVAIPMGIIGWYIRKAISDTPNFEKLKEEGGLSKNPLKEAFQSKEHRRAMLLALFIPLMNGSGYYVLFSYMPTFLKGKQLNFTIGEALLVTACSLVVICIAIPFMGALSDRVGRKKVIAGSAIAMAVLGIPSYALIATGQMGMAILGACIMAIVFAGHTAVIHILIVELFPTRVRYSAYGLGYNISSALFGGTAPLLMTWLIGSTGNIYMPAFYAVITALGTLIAVSTVKDRAHEPLRDA; encoded by the coding sequence ATGACCGCAAGCACCAACGCTGCGCCAGTGCAGCATGAGCGGCTCACCAGCCGCCAAACCCGCAAGGTTGTCACCGCAGGTTGTGTTGGCATCTTCGTGGAACTGTACGACAACGGCATTTTCGCCTTCATGGCGGGAACACTGGCCCTCGTCTTCCTCGCGCCGGGCAACCCGGACAATGCACTGCTTTTCGTGTTCGCCGGCTACGCGGTCTCGTTCTTCGTCCGTCCCCTCGGCGCTGTGGTCTGTGGCTACCTCGGAGACCGGATCGGCAGGCAAAAGCTCCTGGTCTTTGTCATCCTCTTGATCAGTGTTGCCACAGCCGGTATCGGTCTGCTGCCTCCCTACGCGGCCATCGGCGTTGCAGCCCCCATCCTGCTGGTCCTCCTGCGTCTCCTGCAGGGCTTCTCGGTCGGTGGCGAAGCTGCCGGCGCCATGACCTTCCTCGCTGAGCACGCACCTGAAGGCAAGCGCGGCATCATCACCTCCTACGCACAGATCGCCTCCTTCGCAGCACTGCTCACCGGTACTTTGGTGGCCTACTCAATGTCGCCGTGGCTCACCCAAGCAGCGATCGACGGCGGCGGCTTCGGTTCGTTCGCATGGCGCATCCCGTTCCTGGTCGCCATCCCCATGGGCATCATCGGCTGGTACATCCGCAAGGCCATCAGCGATACGCCCAACTTCGAGAAGCTGAAAGAAGAGGGCGGCCTCTCCAAGAACCCGCTCAAGGAAGCTTTCCAGTCCAAGGAACACCGCCGTGCCATGCTGCTGGCCCTCTTCATCCCGCTGATGAACGGCTCCGGCTACTACGTCCTGTTCTCCTACATGCCCACGTTCCTCAAAGGCAAGCAGCTGAACTTCACCATCGGTGAAGCCCTCCTGGTCACCGCGTGCAGCCTGGTGGTCATCTGCATCGCCATCCCGTTCATGGGCGCCCTGTCCGACCGCGTTGGCCGCAAGAAGGTCATTGCCGGTTCCGCGATCGCCATGGCAGTCCTCGGCATCCCGTCCTACGCCCTGATTGCCACCGGTCAAATGGGCATGGCCATCCTGGGCGCCTGCATCATGGCCATCGTCTTTGCCGGCCACACCGCAGTCATCCACATCCTGATCGTTGAACTGTTCCCCACTCGTGTCCGCTACTCCGCTTACGGCCTTGGCTACAACATCTCCTCGGCCCTCTTCGGCGGCACGGCGCCGCTGCTCATGACCTGGCTGATCGGCAGCACCGGCAACATCTACATGCCGGCCTTCTACGCAGTCATCACGGCGCTCGGCACGCTCATTGCGGTCAGCACGGTCAAGGACCGCGCCCACGAGCCACTGCGCGACGCCTAG